The Daphnia carinata strain CSIRO-1 chromosome 1, CSIRO_AGI_Dcar_HiC_V3, whole genome shotgun sequence sequence TAAACAACTGGTGTTCAAAATGCTGTCAGTTGTTAGGAAAATGAACTTCTATAATTGGGGACAATCTTCTTGGTAGTTCCCACAGCAATGTTCTGGTTCTTTGTCCAACACTCGCCGTAGGATGTAGAGTTGCGATATTTGGTTGCGATGTAGCTTTACTATTTGTTGTTAAACATATAAACTGGTTGAATACCgctaatacattttttttttttcacgataaaGGCAGATCTTACTTGGAGCGACGACGTTGAAGCAGACTGCAAAGCAGCTTAGGATTCAATTGGGCAGGGTCTTGCGATCCAGCCAAAAGGCTCACGATAGTTCCCACGATCAAAACGATTGACAGGCTCATCACCGTATACCATAAATAGGAAATTCGTAAGAGCGCAGGCACATCCCCTCTAAACCCAAATACGGAATTgcattaaaattcaaaatttaagtAATACAAAGTTATACTCTTGTATCAAAAAGTGAACTGTCGACGAATTCACAATGGTTGAATTTGGCGAGTGGCAACCATCTGCGTTAAGTGATTTCATTTGATAGTTCATGACAAGACCGTCTGATTTGGCAATGTGCGTTTTTATTCCCAGCGTCATCATAGTCGCAAATGATAGAGCTATTGCCGTTCCAGCTCCCTTAACGCCAACGAGCCAATCGAAATTATGAAATACGAAGTAGGCCTTTGAACTTTTGGAACTATAAATACTTACAGTCGCATTAGCCCATGGAACAAACATACCCAAGCTGAAGACTCCAAGGATTATTCCTGCCATGGCGCTGACAAAACTCAGAGAAGACTACCATAGTAGttaaacaaaatattagagCTTTgcaatattgttttttatgtaAGAAATTCTTACATCCAGGGAGATATGAAGTTTTGAAGTAAACAAAGCCATGCTAAAAATGACGCAGCCGAAGAGAATTACAGCCATTTTGGTGACTAACGATGCCTTACCGTCCCGCATAAGAGGGAAGAAAGGTTTTATGAAGTCTTCTAGTATAACCAACGATAGCGAGTTCAAGTTACTGGAGAGAATACTTCAATCAAAagagaaggtaaaaaaatagTATGATTTTCTGATGCTTTATGCATTTGTAAATTGTGAAACCTAGCGACTCCACCGACAATTCCTGCAGCGAAGAATCCTGGTCATTACATTTCagattattattactattatcaCGCTTTCAAgtattccaaaaaaattttaccggGCAAGCCGGGAAAGTTTCCAATAGTTTGAATAACAAACAGAGGGAAGATCTCATCTGAATGCTTAACTATCTACTAGAAAATAGTTTTAGCAGTATGTCGATCTAACAActataaatgaaaattataatGAAGTAAAAATGTCCCTCACATCAGCCTGAAGAGGATCACAGTCAAAGTAAAAGGCATAAGTTACAAGACCTGTTAAGCAGCACAGGGATGTTATGCCTGCTAGCAttaaaaagttaatccaaTGCGATCTAAAAATATAAagacaaaatacaaatatagACCGTATAAATTCCTGTCTGAATCGAAACAGTATTACATTACGGCTTTTCGCATCGTTGGCAAAGCTAAGAAGCGTTGAATAAACACTTGGTCCGTGGCGTACATAGCggtgaacagaaaaaaacctCCAATTGTTAAAGACCAGACCTAATTCCAATGGGAGAAATGGACAAAAAATTAGATGTGACGTAAACAACAAAGGTTTGTGATAGTAATACCGTGTGACGGGTTGTAGGATCAAAATCGATGCTGCGAAACGCAAGAAGGCAAACTAAAGAATTGTCATTAACGGCTGGAATTCAGTATCACcaaattactttaaaaattcaatgcGCGACGAGTTGAAATTGCGCAAAAACACGTTTTCTAGACCATCAACGTCTACAATTCCTTTGACGAGCACAATGATTGCTGATCCGTACATTAGACATAGCTGTACGGTGCTAGTCCAAACAACGGCTTTGATTCCACCCTGGATTATCGTATAAATGTGTAGTTACCTTCTTTTAAAGCGTGGTTAATTACATACGATAGCTGTGTAGAAGATGCACACAGCAAACATGATACTCATCGAAACGTGCTCTTGGAGTCCAGTCACTTCGTAAGAAAAGATTGACAATTAATACTTCCTTAAATGCTACGCACTTTAAAATCTTCATTTACCTCTTTTTAAAGCAAGTGCTGGTCCACTTACCATGACggtcaaagaaaaaatctatTAGAAAAATACATTAGTACAGCCACGTTCCAGTAACGAAATGAAATATACATGAACGACATTCTTGGCATTTTATGGTTAGATAAATACCACTTTAATCACGTAAAGCAGCGCAGCCAGTCTGCGTATGGTATGATTGAAGCGCATTTCAAGATActgaaagacaaacaaaacgtGAAATAGATCGCTTGTCAATCGGTTCAATGTTTGAGGGTGTCTTAC is a genomic window containing:
- the LOC130692017 gene encoding sodium-coupled monocarboxylate transporter 1-like, with translation MVMDRFESFQMGRAIFGLGDYLIFVFTLLLCMVIGMYYAWRGVSNSTNEYLMGKKTMGIFPIAMSLAASSLSASTIFSVPTDVYLTGSMYWWIIIAVGLSIPVSLYIYFPIYHQLQLVSSHQYLEMRFNHTIRRLAALLYVIKVIFSLTVMVSGPALALKRVTGLQEHVSMSIMFAVCIFYTAIGGIKAVVWTSTVQLCLMYGSAIIVLVKGIVDVDGLENVFLRNFNSSRIEFLNIDFDPTTRHTVWSLTIGGFFLFTAMYATDQVFIQRFLALPTMRKAVISHWINFLMLAGITSLCCLTGLVTYAFYFDCDPLQADIVKHSDEIFPLFVIQTIGNFPGLPGFFAAGIVGGVASILSSNLNSLSLVILEDFIKPFFPLMRDGKASLVTKMAVILFGCVIFSMALFTSKLHISLDSSLSFVSAMAGIILGVFSLGMFVPWANATGAGTAIALSFATMMTLGIKTHIAKSDGLVMNYQMKSLNADGCHSPNSTIVNSSTVHFLIQEGDVPALLRISYLWYTVMSLSIVLIVGTIVSLLAGSQDPAQLNPKLLCSLLQRRRSNKATSQPNIATLHPTASVGQRTRTLLWELPRRLSPIIEVHFPNN